A stretch of Eubalaena glacialis isolate mEubGla1 chromosome 10, mEubGla1.1.hap2.+ XY, whole genome shotgun sequence DNA encodes these proteins:
- the SPINDOC gene encoding spindlin interactor and repressor of chromatin-binding protein isoform X4 — protein MALKAEGAALDCFEVTLKCEEGEDDEEAMVVAVIPRPEPMLRGSGAFDPRPASSGSSGARAPPRPGPARRLRVAQQEKTPPPRPSLLEAGGDGCEEPRQQVSWEQEFLVGNSPGGSGRALCMVCGAEIRAPSADTARAHILEQHPHTLDLSPSEKSNILEAWSEGVALLQDLRAEQPSPPHSDSGQEVEVDPDSDPDPAEMPAEIVVLLDSEDNPSLPRRSRPRGLRPLELPAAPVPEPVSKKPRGQRWKEPPGEEPVRKKRGRPMTKTLDLDPDPDPDPPSPDSPTETFAAPAEVRHFTDGSFPAGFVLQLFSHTQLRASDSKDSPKEGRVAEGGLLQPESPSPAPPPGLRGTLDLQVIRVRLEEPPAVSLLQDWSKHPQGTKGVGAGDSPDWPAVLSESSTTVGGQPEAGSGL, from the exons ATGGCCCTGAAGGCCGAGGGCGCCGCGCTCGACTGCTTCGAGGTGACGCTCAAATGCGAGGAAGGGGAGGACGACGAGGAGGCCATGGTGGTGGCCGTAATCCCGCGGCCCGAGCCGATGCTCAGAG ggTCTGGAGCCTTCGATCCACGCCCCGCGAGCTCCGGATCTTCCGGTGCCCGAGCGCCCCCTCGCCCGGGCCCAGCACGACGGCTTCGAG TGGCCCAGCAGGAGAAGACCCCACCGCCAAGGCCCAGCCTGCTAGAGGCAGGTGGCGATGGCTGTGAGGAGCCCAGGCAGCAGGTGTCTTGGGAGCAGGAGTTCCTGGTGGGGAACAGCCCAGGAGGCAGCGGGCGGGCGCTGTGCATGGTGTGTGGGGCCGAGATCCGGGCCCCCTCGGCGGACACGGCGCGCGCCCACATCCTGGAGCAGCACCCTCACACCCTGGACCTGAGCCCTTCCGAGAAGAGCAATATCCTGGAGGCCTGGAGTGAGGGGGTGGCCCTTTTGCAAGACTTAAGGGCCGAGCAGCCGTCCCCACCCCATTCAG ACTCAGGCCAGGAGGTCGAAGTGGACCCAGACTCGGACCCGGACCCTGCCGAAATGCCAGCAGAGATTGTCGTTCTCCTCGACTCCGAGGACAACCCCTCCCTCCCTAGAAGGAGCCGGCCCAGGGGACTCCGCCCTCTGGAGCTTCCTG CGGCCCCTGTCCCAGAGCCGGTAAGCAAGAAGCCACGTGGTCAGAGATGGAAGGAGCCCCCTGGGGAGGAGCCggtcagaaagaaaagaggcagaCCCATGACCAAAACCCTGGACCTGGACCCGGACCCGGACCCAG ATCCCCCCTCACCCGACTCACCCACCGAGACTTTTGCGGCTCCCGCCGAGGTCCGACACTTCACCGACGGCAGCTTCCCCGCTGGCTTCGTCCTCCAGCTCTTCTCCCACACCCAGCTCAGGGCCTCAGACAGCAAGGACTCGCCTAAAGAGGGGAGAGTGGCAGAAGGAGGCCTTCTCCAGCCGGAAAGCCCCTCCCCAG CTCCCCCTCCGGGGCTTCGCGGGACGCTGGATCTCCAGGTTATCCGCGTGCGGCTGGAGGAGCCCCCGGCAGTCAGCCTCCTGCAAGACTGGTCCAAGCATCCCCAGGGCACCAAGGGTGTGGGAGCAGGTGACAGCCCAGACTGGCCCGCGGTTCTGTCGGAATCCAGCACCACTGTCGGGGGGCagccagaggcagggagtggcCTGTAG
- the SPINDOC gene encoding spindlin interactor and repressor of chromatin-binding protein isoform X2, translating to MALKAEGAALDCFEVTLKCEEGEDDEEAMVVAVIPRPEPMLRGSGAFDPRPASSGSSGARAPPRPGPARRLRVAQQEKTPPPRPSLLEAGGDGCEEPRQQVSWEQEFLVGNSPGGSGRALCMVCGAEIRAPSADTARAHILEQHPHTLDLSPSEKSNILEAWSEGVALLQDLRAEQPSPPHSDSGQEVEVDPDSDPDPAEMPAEIVVLLDSEDNPSLPRRSRPRGLRPLELPAAPVPEPVSKKPRGQRWKEPPGEEPVRKKRGRPMTKTLDLDPDPDPDPPSPDSPTETFAAPAEVRHFTDGSFPAGFVLQLFSHTQLRASDSKDSPKEGRVAEGGLLQPESPSPAARAPVENTSGILALLCSEPSSTVAVALQIKVRVLVETGGPQTRIFTSPAHQGICICSSSRQECCSPARHAADSSLPVRFAHASAL from the exons ATGGCCCTGAAGGCCGAGGGCGCCGCGCTCGACTGCTTCGAGGTGACGCTCAAATGCGAGGAAGGGGAGGACGACGAGGAGGCCATGGTGGTGGCCGTAATCCCGCGGCCCGAGCCGATGCTCAGAG ggTCTGGAGCCTTCGATCCACGCCCCGCGAGCTCCGGATCTTCCGGTGCCCGAGCGCCCCCTCGCCCGGGCCCAGCACGACGGCTTCGAG TGGCCCAGCAGGAGAAGACCCCACCGCCAAGGCCCAGCCTGCTAGAGGCAGGTGGCGATGGCTGTGAGGAGCCCAGGCAGCAGGTGTCTTGGGAGCAGGAGTTCCTGGTGGGGAACAGCCCAGGAGGCAGCGGGCGGGCGCTGTGCATGGTGTGTGGGGCCGAGATCCGGGCCCCCTCGGCGGACACGGCGCGCGCCCACATCCTGGAGCAGCACCCTCACACCCTGGACCTGAGCCCTTCCGAGAAGAGCAATATCCTGGAGGCCTGGAGTGAGGGGGTGGCCCTTTTGCAAGACTTAAGGGCCGAGCAGCCGTCCCCACCCCATTCAG ACTCAGGCCAGGAGGTCGAAGTGGACCCAGACTCGGACCCGGACCCTGCCGAAATGCCAGCAGAGATTGTCGTTCTCCTCGACTCCGAGGACAACCCCTCCCTCCCTAGAAGGAGCCGGCCCAGGGGACTCCGCCCTCTGGAGCTTCCTG CGGCCCCTGTCCCAGAGCCGGTAAGCAAGAAGCCACGTGGTCAGAGATGGAAGGAGCCCCCTGGGGAGGAGCCggtcagaaagaaaagaggcagaCCCATGACCAAAACCCTGGACCTGGACCCGGACCCGGACCCAG ATCCCCCCTCACCCGACTCACCCACCGAGACTTTTGCGGCTCCCGCCGAGGTCCGACACTTCACCGACGGCAGCTTCCCCGCTGGCTTCGTCCTCCAGCTCTTCTCCCACACCCAGCTCAGGGCCTCAGACAGCAAGGACTCGCCTAAAGAGGGGAGAGTGGCAGAAGGAGGCCTTCTCCAGCCGGAAAGCCCCTCCCCAG CAGCCAGAGCCCCTGTTGAAAACACAAGTGGGATCCTGGCACTGCTCTGCTCAGAGCCCTCCAGCACCGTCGCTGTCGCACTTCAGATAAAAGTCAGAGTCCTCGTGGAGACCGGTGGTCCTCAAACCAGGATCTTCACCTCTCCTGCCCACCAGGGCATCTGCATTTGCTCTTCCTCCCGCCAGGAATGCTGTTCCCCAGCTAGACACGCCGCTGACTCCTCGCTTCCTGTACGTTTTGCTCACGCGTCAGCTCTGTGA
- the SPINDOC gene encoding spindlin interactor and repressor of chromatin-binding protein isoform X6: MALKAEGAALDCFEVTLKCEEGEDDEEAMVVAVIPRPEPMLRVAQQEKTPPPRPSLLEAGGDGCEEPRQQVSWEQEFLVGNSPGGSGRALCMVCGAEIRAPSADTARAHILEQHPHTLDLSPSEKSNILEAWSEGVALLQDLRAEQPSPPHSDSGQEVEVDPDSDPDPAEMPAEIVVLLDSEDNPSLPRRSRPRGLRPLELPAAPVPEPVSKKPRGQRWKEPPGEEPVRKKRGRPMTKTLDLDPDPDPDPPSPDSPTETFAAPAEVRHFTDGSFPAGFVLQLFSHTQLRASDSKDSPKEGRVAEGGLLQPESPSPAARAPVENTSGILALLCSEPSSTVAVALQIKVRVLVETGGPQTRIFTSPAHQGICICSSSRQECCSPARHAADSSLPVRFAHASAL; the protein is encoded by the exons ATGGCCCTGAAGGCCGAGGGCGCCGCGCTCGACTGCTTCGAGGTGACGCTCAAATGCGAGGAAGGGGAGGACGACGAGGAGGCCATGGTGGTGGCCGTAATCCCGCGGCCCGAGCCGATGCTCAGAG TGGCCCAGCAGGAGAAGACCCCACCGCCAAGGCCCAGCCTGCTAGAGGCAGGTGGCGATGGCTGTGAGGAGCCCAGGCAGCAGGTGTCTTGGGAGCAGGAGTTCCTGGTGGGGAACAGCCCAGGAGGCAGCGGGCGGGCGCTGTGCATGGTGTGTGGGGCCGAGATCCGGGCCCCCTCGGCGGACACGGCGCGCGCCCACATCCTGGAGCAGCACCCTCACACCCTGGACCTGAGCCCTTCCGAGAAGAGCAATATCCTGGAGGCCTGGAGTGAGGGGGTGGCCCTTTTGCAAGACTTAAGGGCCGAGCAGCCGTCCCCACCCCATTCAG ACTCAGGCCAGGAGGTCGAAGTGGACCCAGACTCGGACCCGGACCCTGCCGAAATGCCAGCAGAGATTGTCGTTCTCCTCGACTCCGAGGACAACCCCTCCCTCCCTAGAAGGAGCCGGCCCAGGGGACTCCGCCCTCTGGAGCTTCCTG CGGCCCCTGTCCCAGAGCCGGTAAGCAAGAAGCCACGTGGTCAGAGATGGAAGGAGCCCCCTGGGGAGGAGCCggtcagaaagaaaagaggcagaCCCATGACCAAAACCCTGGACCTGGACCCGGACCCGGACCCAG ATCCCCCCTCACCCGACTCACCCACCGAGACTTTTGCGGCTCCCGCCGAGGTCCGACACTTCACCGACGGCAGCTTCCCCGCTGGCTTCGTCCTCCAGCTCTTCTCCCACACCCAGCTCAGGGCCTCAGACAGCAAGGACTCGCCTAAAGAGGGGAGAGTGGCAGAAGGAGGCCTTCTCCAGCCGGAAAGCCCCTCCCCAG CAGCCAGAGCCCCTGTTGAAAACACAAGTGGGATCCTGGCACTGCTCTGCTCAGAGCCCTCCAGCACCGTCGCTGTCGCACTTCAGATAAAAGTCAGAGTCCTCGTGGAGACCGGTGGTCCTCAAACCAGGATCTTCACCTCTCCTGCCCACCAGGGCATCTGCATTTGCTCTTCCTCCCGCCAGGAATGCTGTTCCCCAGCTAGACACGCCGCTGACTCCTCGCTTCCTGTACGTTTTGCTCACGCGTCAGCTCTGTGA
- the SPINDOC gene encoding spindlin interactor and repressor of chromatin-binding protein isoform X5 — protein MALKAEGAALDCFEVTLKCEEGEDDEEAMVVAVIPRPEPMLRVAQQEKTPPPRPSLLEAGGDGCEEPRQQVSWEQEFLVGNSPGGSGRALCMVCGAEIRAPSADTARAHILEQHPHTLDLSPSEKSNILEAWSEGVALLQDLRAEQPSPPHSDSGQEVEVDPDSDPDPAEMPAEIVVLLDSEDNPSLPRRSRPRGLRPLELPAAPVPEPVSKKPRGQRWKEPPGEEPVRKKRGRPMTKTLDLDPDPDPGEGEEDPPSPDSPTETFAAPAEVRHFTDGSFPAGFVLQLFSHTQLRASDSKDSPKEGRVAEGGLLQPESPSPAARAPVENTSGILALLCSEPSSTVAVALQIKVRVLVETGGPQTRIFTSPAHQGICICSSSRQECCSPARHAADSSLPVRFAHASAL, from the exons ATGGCCCTGAAGGCCGAGGGCGCCGCGCTCGACTGCTTCGAGGTGACGCTCAAATGCGAGGAAGGGGAGGACGACGAGGAGGCCATGGTGGTGGCCGTAATCCCGCGGCCCGAGCCGATGCTCAGAG TGGCCCAGCAGGAGAAGACCCCACCGCCAAGGCCCAGCCTGCTAGAGGCAGGTGGCGATGGCTGTGAGGAGCCCAGGCAGCAGGTGTCTTGGGAGCAGGAGTTCCTGGTGGGGAACAGCCCAGGAGGCAGCGGGCGGGCGCTGTGCATGGTGTGTGGGGCCGAGATCCGGGCCCCCTCGGCGGACACGGCGCGCGCCCACATCCTGGAGCAGCACCCTCACACCCTGGACCTGAGCCCTTCCGAGAAGAGCAATATCCTGGAGGCCTGGAGTGAGGGGGTGGCCCTTTTGCAAGACTTAAGGGCCGAGCAGCCGTCCCCACCCCATTCAG ACTCAGGCCAGGAGGTCGAAGTGGACCCAGACTCGGACCCGGACCCTGCCGAAATGCCAGCAGAGATTGTCGTTCTCCTCGACTCCGAGGACAACCCCTCCCTCCCTAGAAGGAGCCGGCCCAGGGGACTCCGCCCTCTGGAGCTTCCTG CGGCCCCTGTCCCAGAGCCGGTAAGCAAGAAGCCACGTGGTCAGAGATGGAAGGAGCCCCCTGGGGAGGAGCCggtcagaaagaaaagaggcagaCCCATGACCAAAACCCTGGACCTGGACCCGGACCCGGACCCAGGTGAAGGCGAGGAAG ATCCCCCCTCACCCGACTCACCCACCGAGACTTTTGCGGCTCCCGCCGAGGTCCGACACTTCACCGACGGCAGCTTCCCCGCTGGCTTCGTCCTCCAGCTCTTCTCCCACACCCAGCTCAGGGCCTCAGACAGCAAGGACTCGCCTAAAGAGGGGAGAGTGGCAGAAGGAGGCCTTCTCCAGCCGGAAAGCCCCTCCCCAG CAGCCAGAGCCCCTGTTGAAAACACAAGTGGGATCCTGGCACTGCTCTGCTCAGAGCCCTCCAGCACCGTCGCTGTCGCACTTCAGATAAAAGTCAGAGTCCTCGTGGAGACCGGTGGTCCTCAAACCAGGATCTTCACCTCTCCTGCCCACCAGGGCATCTGCATTTGCTCTTCCTCCCGCCAGGAATGCTGTTCCCCAGCTAGACACGCCGCTGACTCCTCGCTTCCTGTACGTTTTGCTCACGCGTCAGCTCTGTGA
- the SPINDOC gene encoding spindlin interactor and repressor of chromatin-binding protein isoform X1 — MALKAEGAALDCFEVTLKCEEGEDDEEAMVVAVIPRPEPMLRGSGAFDPRPASSGSSGARAPPRPGPARRLRVAQQEKTPPPRPSLLEAGGDGCEEPRQQVSWEQEFLVGNSPGGSGRALCMVCGAEIRAPSADTARAHILEQHPHTLDLSPSEKSNILEAWSEGVALLQDLRAEQPSPPHSDSGQEVEVDPDSDPDPAEMPAEIVVLLDSEDNPSLPRRSRPRGLRPLELPAAPVPEPVSKKPRGQRWKEPPGEEPVRKKRGRPMTKTLDLDPDPDPGEGEEDPPSPDSPTETFAAPAEVRHFTDGSFPAGFVLQLFSHTQLRASDSKDSPKEGRVAEGGLLQPESPSPAARAPVENTSGILALLCSEPSSTVAVALQIKVRVLVETGGPQTRIFTSPAHQGICICSSSRQECCSPARHAADSSLPVRFAHASAL, encoded by the exons ATGGCCCTGAAGGCCGAGGGCGCCGCGCTCGACTGCTTCGAGGTGACGCTCAAATGCGAGGAAGGGGAGGACGACGAGGAGGCCATGGTGGTGGCCGTAATCCCGCGGCCCGAGCCGATGCTCAGAG ggTCTGGAGCCTTCGATCCACGCCCCGCGAGCTCCGGATCTTCCGGTGCCCGAGCGCCCCCTCGCCCGGGCCCAGCACGACGGCTTCGAG TGGCCCAGCAGGAGAAGACCCCACCGCCAAGGCCCAGCCTGCTAGAGGCAGGTGGCGATGGCTGTGAGGAGCCCAGGCAGCAGGTGTCTTGGGAGCAGGAGTTCCTGGTGGGGAACAGCCCAGGAGGCAGCGGGCGGGCGCTGTGCATGGTGTGTGGGGCCGAGATCCGGGCCCCCTCGGCGGACACGGCGCGCGCCCACATCCTGGAGCAGCACCCTCACACCCTGGACCTGAGCCCTTCCGAGAAGAGCAATATCCTGGAGGCCTGGAGTGAGGGGGTGGCCCTTTTGCAAGACTTAAGGGCCGAGCAGCCGTCCCCACCCCATTCAG ACTCAGGCCAGGAGGTCGAAGTGGACCCAGACTCGGACCCGGACCCTGCCGAAATGCCAGCAGAGATTGTCGTTCTCCTCGACTCCGAGGACAACCCCTCCCTCCCTAGAAGGAGCCGGCCCAGGGGACTCCGCCCTCTGGAGCTTCCTG CGGCCCCTGTCCCAGAGCCGGTAAGCAAGAAGCCACGTGGTCAGAGATGGAAGGAGCCCCCTGGGGAGGAGCCggtcagaaagaaaagaggcagaCCCATGACCAAAACCCTGGACCTGGACCCGGACCCGGACCCAGGTGAAGGCGAGGAAG ATCCCCCCTCACCCGACTCACCCACCGAGACTTTTGCGGCTCCCGCCGAGGTCCGACACTTCACCGACGGCAGCTTCCCCGCTGGCTTCGTCCTCCAGCTCTTCTCCCACACCCAGCTCAGGGCCTCAGACAGCAAGGACTCGCCTAAAGAGGGGAGAGTGGCAGAAGGAGGCCTTCTCCAGCCGGAAAGCCCCTCCCCAG CAGCCAGAGCCCCTGTTGAAAACACAAGTGGGATCCTGGCACTGCTCTGCTCAGAGCCCTCCAGCACCGTCGCTGTCGCACTTCAGATAAAAGTCAGAGTCCTCGTGGAGACCGGTGGTCCTCAAACCAGGATCTTCACCTCTCCTGCCCACCAGGGCATCTGCATTTGCTCTTCCTCCCGCCAGGAATGCTGTTCCCCAGCTAGACACGCCGCTGACTCCTCGCTTCCTGTACGTTTTGCTCACGCGTCAGCTCTGTGA
- the SPINDOC gene encoding spindlin interactor and repressor of chromatin-binding protein isoform X3 produces the protein MALKAEGAALDCFEVTLKCEEGEDDEEAMVVAVIPRPEPMLRGSGAFDPRPASSGSSGARAPPRPGPARRLRVAQQEKTPPPRPSLLEAGGDGCEEPRQQVSWEQEFLVGNSPGGSGRALCMVCGAEIRAPSADTARAHILEQHPHTLDLSPSEKSNILEAWSEGVALLQDLRAEQPSPPHSDSGQEVEVDPDSDPDPAEMPAEIVVLLDSEDNPSLPRRSRPRGLRPLELPAAPVPEPVSKKPRGQRWKEPPGEEPVRKKRGRPMTKTLDLDPDPDPGEGEEDPPSPDSPTETFAAPAEVRHFTDGSFPAGFVLQLFSHTQLRASDSKDSPKEGRVAEGGLLQPESPSPAPPPGLRGTLDLQVIRVRLEEPPAVSLLQDWSKHPQGTKGVGAGDSPDWPAVLSESSTTVGGQPEAGSGL, from the exons ATGGCCCTGAAGGCCGAGGGCGCCGCGCTCGACTGCTTCGAGGTGACGCTCAAATGCGAGGAAGGGGAGGACGACGAGGAGGCCATGGTGGTGGCCGTAATCCCGCGGCCCGAGCCGATGCTCAGAG ggTCTGGAGCCTTCGATCCACGCCCCGCGAGCTCCGGATCTTCCGGTGCCCGAGCGCCCCCTCGCCCGGGCCCAGCACGACGGCTTCGAG TGGCCCAGCAGGAGAAGACCCCACCGCCAAGGCCCAGCCTGCTAGAGGCAGGTGGCGATGGCTGTGAGGAGCCCAGGCAGCAGGTGTCTTGGGAGCAGGAGTTCCTGGTGGGGAACAGCCCAGGAGGCAGCGGGCGGGCGCTGTGCATGGTGTGTGGGGCCGAGATCCGGGCCCCCTCGGCGGACACGGCGCGCGCCCACATCCTGGAGCAGCACCCTCACACCCTGGACCTGAGCCCTTCCGAGAAGAGCAATATCCTGGAGGCCTGGAGTGAGGGGGTGGCCCTTTTGCAAGACTTAAGGGCCGAGCAGCCGTCCCCACCCCATTCAG ACTCAGGCCAGGAGGTCGAAGTGGACCCAGACTCGGACCCGGACCCTGCCGAAATGCCAGCAGAGATTGTCGTTCTCCTCGACTCCGAGGACAACCCCTCCCTCCCTAGAAGGAGCCGGCCCAGGGGACTCCGCCCTCTGGAGCTTCCTG CGGCCCCTGTCCCAGAGCCGGTAAGCAAGAAGCCACGTGGTCAGAGATGGAAGGAGCCCCCTGGGGAGGAGCCggtcagaaagaaaagaggcagaCCCATGACCAAAACCCTGGACCTGGACCCGGACCCGGACCCAGGTGAAGGCGAGGAAG ATCCCCCCTCACCCGACTCACCCACCGAGACTTTTGCGGCTCCCGCCGAGGTCCGACACTTCACCGACGGCAGCTTCCCCGCTGGCTTCGTCCTCCAGCTCTTCTCCCACACCCAGCTCAGGGCCTCAGACAGCAAGGACTCGCCTAAAGAGGGGAGAGTGGCAGAAGGAGGCCTTCTCCAGCCGGAAAGCCCCTCCCCAG CTCCCCCTCCGGGGCTTCGCGGGACGCTGGATCTCCAGGTTATCCGCGTGCGGCTGGAGGAGCCCCCGGCAGTCAGCCTCCTGCAAGACTGGTCCAAGCATCCCCAGGGCACCAAGGGTGTGGGAGCAGGTGACAGCCCAGACTGGCCCGCGGTTCTGTCGGAATCCAGCACCACTGTCGGGGGGCagccagaggcagggagtggcCTGTAG
- the SPINDOC gene encoding spindlin interactor and repressor of chromatin-binding protein isoform X7, protein MALKAEGAALDCFEVTLKCEEGEDDEEAMVVAVIPRPEPMLRVAQQEKTPPPRPSLLEAGGDGCEEPRQQVSWEQEFLVGNSPGGSGRALCMVCGAEIRAPSADTARAHILEQHPHTLDLSPSEKSNILEAWSEGVALLQDLRAEQPSPPHSDSGQEVEVDPDSDPDPAEMPAEIVVLLDSEDNPSLPRRSRPRGLRPLELPAAPVPEPVSKKPRGQRWKEPPGEEPVRKKRGRPMTKTLDLDPDPDPDPPSPDSPTETFAAPAEVRHFTDGSFPAGFVLQLFSHTQLRASDSKDSPKEGRVAEGGLLQPESPSPAPPPGLRGTLDLQVIRVRLEEPPAVSLLQDWSKHPQGTKGVGAGDSPDWPAVLSESSTTVGGQPEAGSGL, encoded by the exons ATGGCCCTGAAGGCCGAGGGCGCCGCGCTCGACTGCTTCGAGGTGACGCTCAAATGCGAGGAAGGGGAGGACGACGAGGAGGCCATGGTGGTGGCCGTAATCCCGCGGCCCGAGCCGATGCTCAGAG TGGCCCAGCAGGAGAAGACCCCACCGCCAAGGCCCAGCCTGCTAGAGGCAGGTGGCGATGGCTGTGAGGAGCCCAGGCAGCAGGTGTCTTGGGAGCAGGAGTTCCTGGTGGGGAACAGCCCAGGAGGCAGCGGGCGGGCGCTGTGCATGGTGTGTGGGGCCGAGATCCGGGCCCCCTCGGCGGACACGGCGCGCGCCCACATCCTGGAGCAGCACCCTCACACCCTGGACCTGAGCCCTTCCGAGAAGAGCAATATCCTGGAGGCCTGGAGTGAGGGGGTGGCCCTTTTGCAAGACTTAAGGGCCGAGCAGCCGTCCCCACCCCATTCAG ACTCAGGCCAGGAGGTCGAAGTGGACCCAGACTCGGACCCGGACCCTGCCGAAATGCCAGCAGAGATTGTCGTTCTCCTCGACTCCGAGGACAACCCCTCCCTCCCTAGAAGGAGCCGGCCCAGGGGACTCCGCCCTCTGGAGCTTCCTG CGGCCCCTGTCCCAGAGCCGGTAAGCAAGAAGCCACGTGGTCAGAGATGGAAGGAGCCCCCTGGGGAGGAGCCggtcagaaagaaaagaggcagaCCCATGACCAAAACCCTGGACCTGGACCCGGACCCGGACCCAG ATCCCCCCTCACCCGACTCACCCACCGAGACTTTTGCGGCTCCCGCCGAGGTCCGACACTTCACCGACGGCAGCTTCCCCGCTGGCTTCGTCCTCCAGCTCTTCTCCCACACCCAGCTCAGGGCCTCAGACAGCAAGGACTCGCCTAAAGAGGGGAGAGTGGCAGAAGGAGGCCTTCTCCAGCCGGAAAGCCCCTCCCCAG CTCCCCCTCCGGGGCTTCGCGGGACGCTGGATCTCCAGGTTATCCGCGTGCGGCTGGAGGAGCCCCCGGCAGTCAGCCTCCTGCAAGACTGGTCCAAGCATCCCCAGGGCACCAAGGGTGTGGGAGCAGGTGACAGCCCAGACTGGCCCGCGGTTCTGTCGGAATCCAGCACCACTGTCGGGGGGCagccagaggcagggagtggcCTGTAG